One Drosophila santomea strain STO CAGO 1482 chromosome X, Prin_Dsan_1.1, whole genome shotgun sequence DNA segment encodes these proteins:
- the LOC120455181 gene encoding frequenin-1 produces MGKKSSKLKQDTIDRLTTDTYFTEKEIRQWHKGFLKDCPNGLLTEQGFIKIYKQFFPQGDPSKFASLVFRVFDENNDGSIEFEEFIRALSVTSKGNLDEKLQWAFRLYDVDNDGYITREEMYNIVDAIYQMVGQQPQSEDENTPQKRVDKIFDQMDKNHDGKLTLEEFREGSKADPRIVQALSLGGG; encoded by the exons atgGGAAAAAAGAGCTCCAAGTTGAAACAGGATACCATTGATCGCTTAACAACGGACACATACT tCACAGAGAAAGAAATACGTCAATG GCACAAAGGATTCCTGAAAGACTGTCCCAACGGCCTGCTCACGGAGCAA GGCTTCATCAAAATCTACAAACAATTCTTTCCACAAGGCGATCCCAGTAAATTCGCATCGCTCGTCTTTCGCGTCTTCGATGAGAACAAC GATGGCTCCATTGAGTTTGAGGAGTTCATACGCGCCTTATCCGTCACATCGAAGGGCAACCTGGACGAAAAACTGCAGT GGGCCTTCCGTCTGTACGACGTGGACAACGATGGCTACATAACGCGGGAGGAGATGTACAACATAGTGGATGCGATCTACCAGATGGTG GGACAGCAACCGCAATCGGAGGACGAGAACACGCCGCAGAAACGAGTGGACAAGATCTTCGATCAGATGGACAAAAACCACGATGGCAAATTAACATTAGAAGAATTTCGTGAGGGTAGTAAAGCTGATCCACGTATAGTTCAGGCGTTAAGTTTAGGTGGTGGTTAA
- the LOC120455180 gene encoding frequenin-1-like encodes MGKKNSKLKQDTIDRLTTDTYFTEKEIRQWHKGFLKDCPNGLLTEQGFIKIYKQFFPDGDPSKFASLVFRVFDENNDGAIEFEEFIRALSITSRGNLDEKLHWAFRLYDVDNDGYITREEMYNIVDAIYQMVGQQPQTEDENTPQKRVDKIFDQMDKNHDDRLTLEEFREGSKADPRIVQALSLGGD; translated from the exons ATGGGCAAGAAGAACTCAAAATTGAAGCAGGACACCATCGATCGGCTGACAACAGACACATACT TCACTGAAAAGGAAATTCGTCAATG GCACAAGGGCTTTCTCAAAGACTGTCCGAATGGCTTGCTGACCGAACAA GGCTTCATCAAAATCTATAAGCAATTCTTCCCCGACGGAGACCCCAGCAAATTTGCCTCCCTGGTCTTTCGTGTCTTCGATGAGAATAAT GATGGCGCCATTGAGTTCGAGGAGTTCATTCGGGCCCTGTCCATCACATCACGCGGAAATCTGGACGAGAAGCTGCACT GGGCTTTCCGTTTGTACGACGTGGACAACGATGGCTACATAACCCGCGAGGAGATGTACAACATAGTGGACGCCATCTACCAGATGGTA GGACAACAGCCGCAGACGGAGGACGAGAACACGCCGCAGAAGCGGGTGGACAAGATCTTCGATCAGATGGACAAGAACCACGACGATCGACTGACGCTGGAGGAGTTCCGCGAGGGCAGTAAAGCTGATCCACGTATAGTGCAGGCGTTAAGTTTAGGTGGTGATTAG
- the LOC120455179 gene encoding uncharacterized protein LOC120455179, which translates to MYRKNKRSMSFEMQRDLYESWLILAIAVLFRWNRWRPLTYAIISPLDPYAKYTSATVGDNERWAGVYFGCGLLLAILQYRPLWVRRCRHPVRILMLLCEVMLLLQLVHWLDGQLWHSFLGIIEELLLALGRGQWGSWIFRCPAGVRTLFLRGDIFDVFRLLASFVIFVVALNSIAGEWRVSLDFLLIGCLPKTSHRRRLLYVNYKQKGFERRCNGLPPIPPPELIIYRRMCHLCLQQLETTPENCSKPPAL; encoded by the coding sequence ATGTATCGAAAGAATAAACGCAGCATGTCGTTTGAGATGCAACGCGATCTCTACGAGAGCTGGCTGATCCTGGCCATTGCCGTGCTGTTCCGCTGGAATCGCTGGCGTCCCTTGACCTATGCCATCATATCGCCACTGGATCCCTACGCTAAGTACACCTCTGCAACGGTTGGCGACAACGAACGCTGGGCGGGTGTCTACTTTGGATGCGGTCTCCTCCTGGCCATCTTGCAGTACCGTCCGCTTTGGGTGCGACGGTGTCGTCATCCCGTCCGCATCCTGATGCTGCTGTGCGaggtgatgctgctgctccagctggtGCACTGGCTCGATGGCCAGCTGTGGCACTCCTTCCTGGGCATCATCGAGGAGCTCTTGCTCGCATTGGGACGAGGTCAGTGGGGCTCCTGGATCTTTCGCTGTCCGGCCGGAGTGCGCACTCTGTTCCTGCGTGGCGATATCTTCGATGTGTTCCGCCTGCTCGCCTCGTTCGTCATCTTCGTCGTTGCCCTTAACTCGATAGCTGGTGAATGGAGGGTGTCCTTGGACTTTCTGCTGATCGGCTGTTTGCCGAAAACTTCGCACAGGCGGCGGTTACTCTATGTGAACTATAAGCAGAAGGGCTTCGAGCGCAGATGCAATGGTCTGCCACCGATTCCCCCACCCGAGCTCATCATCTACAGACGTATGTGCCACCTGTGTCTGCAGCAACTGGAAACCacaccagagaactgcagcaagccaccggcactcTAA